A genomic stretch from Malus domestica chromosome 15, GDT2T_hap1 includes:
- the LOC103400889 gene encoding probable pectinesterase/pectinesterase inhibitor 13 yields the protein MAFQDFDQLTERRKTENARKFKKRIIIAVVVILLLVLIAVGAYFIVNKLNNKGTKKGNAKEGNAKQGKAAGKPAPKAPQPKNGPPKSKTPSNGQKILKEMCSAADYKEKCEGIIEKARDETKPKAFIKTAISAASDEAKSAYSKTAELTFNSPEEKGAFEDCKVLFDDAKGELGDAVSQLGNSIESGKVRTGVLNSWLSAVISYQQTCVDGFPDGKLKSDLEKMLQASKEFTSNSLAMLSLFNQLQLPGAEAATGSNRRLLSQDKSGFPTWMSHEDRRMLKKNDEKLTPNVTVAKDGSGNYKTISEALEKIPEKYEGRYVIYVKEGVYDETVTVTKKMPNVTMYGDGSQKSVVTGNKNFADKVRIFQTAPFAVLGEGFMAKSMGFRNTAGPEKHQAVAARVQADRAIFLNCRFEGYQSTLYAQTHRQFYKSCVISGTVDFIFGDAAAIFQNCLIYVRKPLENQQNTVTAQGRTDKQETTGIVLQNCKIMPDKDLEPVKSQFKTYLGRPSKEFSRTIVMDSTIEDLIHPDGWTQWEGDFALKTLYYAEYNNKGPGAKTDNRVKWDGYKKIDKQEAMHYTVGPFLKGHAWLMGVGVPARFGLFES from the exons ATGGCATTTCAGGATTTCGACCAGCTTACCGAACGCCGAAAGACCGAGAATGCACGTAAGTTCAAGAAGAGAATTATCATTGCGGTCGTCGTCATTCTCCTCCTTGTTCTGATTGCCGTCGGAGCCTATTTCATTGTCAACAAACTTAATAATAAAGGTACTAAGAAGGGCAATGCAAAGGAGGGCAATGCTAAACAAGGCAAAGCCGCAGGGAAACCTGCACCGAAGGCTCCTCAACCGAAAAATGGACCACCGAAGAGCAAAACGCCTTCGAATGGTCAGAAGATCCTGAAGGAGATGTGCAGCGCTGCAGATTACAAGGAAAAATGCGAGGGCATCATTGAAAAGGCAAGGGACGAAACAAAACCCAAGGCATTCATCAAGACCGCTATCTCAGCCGCCTCGGACGAGGCCAAGAGTGCCTACAGCAAAACTGCCGAGCTGACTTTCAACAGTCCGGAAGAGAAGGGAGCGTTTGAGGATTGCAAAGTGTTGTTCGACGATGCCAAGGGGGAATTAGGGGACGCCGTTTCTCAGCTTGGCAACAGCATTGAGTCGGGGAAGGTTCGCACAGGCGTCTTGAACAGCTGGTTGAGTGCGGTGATATCTTACCAGCAGACATGCGTCGACGGGTTTCCTGATGGAAAATTGAAGTCCGACTTGGAGAAGATGTTGCAGGCCTCTAAGGAATTCACTAGCAACTCCCTGGCCATGCTTTCACTCTTTAACCAGTTGCAGCTACCGGGTGCAGAAGCAGCTACAGGATCCAATCGCCGCCTTCTATCGCAGGACAAGAGCGGATTCCCTACCTGGATGAGTCACGAGGACCGAAGGATGTTGAAGAAAAACGATGAAAAGCTCACCCCCAACGTGACGGTGGCAAAAGATGGTAGTGGAAACTACAAAACCATTAGTGAAGCCTTGGAAAAAATACCCGAAAAATACGAAGGCCG GTATGTCATCTATGTTAAAGAAGGAGTTTATGATGAGACCGTGACTGTGACAAAGAAGATGCCGAACGTTACAATGTACGGCGATGGGTCACAGAAGAGCGTCGTCACTGGAAATAAAAACTTTGCCGATAAAGTTAGGATATTCCAAACTGCACCTTTCG CGGTCTTAGGGGAAGGTTTTATGGCAAAGTCGATGGGATTCAGAAACACGGCTGGACCTGAGAAGCATCAGGCAGTGGCAGCAAGAGTCCAAGCAGACCGCGCTATTTTTCTGAACTGCCGGTTTGAAGGGTACCAAAGCACATTATACGCACAAACTCATCGGCAGTTCTATAAGAGCTGTGTCATTTCAGGCACCGTTGATTTCATCTTTGGCGACGCTGCTGCCATCTTCCAGAACTGCTTGATCTACGTCCGCAAGCCTTTGGAAAACCAACAAAACACTGTCACAGCCCAGGGAAGGACTGACAAACAGGAAACCACAGGAATAGTGTTGCAGAATTGCAAAATCATGCCGGACAAAGATCTTGAGCCAGTAAAGTCCCAATTCAAGACCTACCTCGGAAGGCCATCGAAGGAATTCTCGAGAACCATAGTGATGGATTCGACAATTGAGGACCTGATTCACCCCGATGGATGGACACAGTGGGAAGGAGATTTCGCACTAAAAACATTGTATTATGCAGAATATAACAACAAGGGACCGGGCGCGAAAACTGACAACAGAGTGAAGTGGgatggatacaagaaaattGACAAGCAAGAGGCAATGCATTATACTGTAGGGCCTTTCTTGAAGGGGCACGCTTGGCTTATGGGTGTGGGTGTTCCTGCTCGCTTCGGCCTATTTGAAAGTTAA
- the LOC103400888 gene encoding probable pectinesterase/pectinesterase inhibitor 12: MASSTPKLLQLLCIILFLHISSSSSSSNTTTFNPHLASLRSFCKSAPYPDICFDSLKLSISINITPNIISYLLHSLQVAISEAGKLTDLFYKAGQYPNIVEKQKGAVQDCKELHQITLSSLQRSVSQVQAGNAKKLNDARAYLSAALTNKNTCMEGLDSASGPMKPTLVNSLTSTYKYVSNSLSAISKQGTNKGRTNRRLMSIPRWLSRRDRRILESSGDEYDPREVLTVAADGSGNFTTISDAIIFAPNNSYDRTIIYVKEGVYEENVEIPSYKTNIVLLGDGSDITFITGNRSVVDGWTTFRSATVAVSAEGFLARDITIRNTAGPIKHQAVALRINADLAAIYKCTIDGYQDTLYVHSFRQFYRECDIFGTIDYIFGNAAVVFQACNIVSKMPMPGQFTVVTAQSRETPDQNTGISVQNCSIIATDELYSNSSIVKSYLGRPWKNYSTTVVLESYIDDFIDPTGWKNWSGDLGLNTLYYGEYGNYGPGAGTENRVNWKGHHVMDYYDASNFTVQEFIAGDEWLQYTSFPYDDGI, encoded by the exons ATGGCTTCCTCCACTCCAAAATTGCTGCAGCTCCTCTGCATAATCTTATTTCTccacatttcttcttcttcgtcatcGTCAAACACAACTACTTTTAATCCCCATTTGGCGTCCCTAAGATCATTCTGCAAGTCCGCACCCTACCCAGACATCTGCTTCGACTCGTTGAAGCTCTCAATCTCAATAAACATCACCCCCAACATCATCTCCTACCTCCTCCATTCCCTCCAAGTCGCGATCTCCGAAGCCGGAAAGCTCACCGATCTCTTCTACAAGGCTGGACAGTACCCAAACATCGTCGAGAAGCAAAAGGGAGCTGTCCAGGACTGCAAGGAGCTCCACCAAATCACTCTCTCTTCCTTACAAAGATCTGTGTCTCAAGTCCAAGCGGGAAACGCCAAGAAACTCAACGATGCTAGGGCTTACCTCAGCGCCGCTCTCACAAACAAGAACACTTGCATGGAAGGGTTGGATTCTGCTTCTGGCCCTATGAAGCCAACCCTAGTTAACTCCTTGACTAGCACATACAAATATGTAAGCAATTCTCTCTCAGCTATCTCAAAACAAGGGACCAATAAAGGGCGCACAAATCGCCGTCTCATGAGCATTCCGAGGTGGTTGTCGAGGAGAGACCGGCGGATATTGGAGAGTTCCGGTGACGAATATGACCCCAGGGAAGTCCTAACGGTTGCCGCGGATGGATCAGGGAACTTCACCACAATTAGTGATGCTATTATTTTTGCTCCAAATAATAGTTATGATAGGACGATTATATATGTTAAAGAAGGGGTTTATGAAGAAAATGTGGAGATTCCGAGCTACAAGACCAACATTGTTCTTCTTGGAGATGGAAGTGACATCACTTTCATCACTGGTAACCGGAGTGTTGTTGATGGATGGACTACATTCAGATCTGCAACCGTCG CTGTGTCCGCAGAGGGCTTTCTAGCAAGAGACATAACAATTCGGAACACGGCAGGGCCAATAAAGCACCAAGCAGTTGCTCTGAGAATTAATGCAGACTTGGCTGCAATTTACAAATGCACCATCGATGGCTACCAAGACACATTATACGTACACTCTTTTAGACAATTCTATAGAGAGTGCGACATATTCGGAACCATAGACTACATATTTGGTAACGCCGCAGTTGTATTTCAAGCATGCAACATCGTGTCGAAAATGCCAATGCCGGGACAATTCACAGTCGTCACAGCACAGTCCAGGGAGACACCAGATCAGAACACAGGAATCTCCGTGCAGAACTGCTCCATTATTGCCACTGATGAGTTGTACTCCAATTCCAGCATTGTCAAAAGCTACTTAGGCCGGCCGTGGAAGAATTACTCTACGACTGTTGTCCTGGAGTCCTACATTGACGACTTTATTGACCCGACTGGGTGGAAAAATTGGTCCGGGGACCTAGGGTTGAACACTTTGTACTATGGAGAGTATGGGAATTATGGTCCTGGCGCTGGGACGGAAAATAGAGTGAACTGGAAAGGACATCATGTTATGGACTATTATGATGCATCCAATTTCACTGTGCAAGAGTTTATTGCTGGTGATGAATGGCTGCAGTACACTTCATTTCCTTATGATGATGGCATCTGA